TTGTGAAGGACAGACAGAACAAGAATTTTGTAAAGATGTCTTAGCACCGTATTTCATTTCTAAAAATATTCAAATTCAAGCACCTTTAATAAAAAAATCAATGGGTGGTATTGTAAATTGGATTGTTTTAAAGAAAGAAATTGAAACTTATTTAAAACAAGAACCTAATGTATTTGTAACCTTATTAATAGATTATTA
The nucleotide sequence above comes from Bacteroidales bacterium. Encoded proteins:
- a CDS encoding DUF4276 family protein; translated protein: MKRIIIICEGQTEQEFCKDVLAPYFISKNIQIQAPLIKKSMGGIVNWIVLKKEIETYLKQEPNVFVTLLIDY